CGGAGCGTTCAGGCCCGGCTGAAGTTCCGGTCGTAGACCAGGCGCAGGCCGAGGAGGGTGAGGTCGGGGACGTGGTGGGTGATCGTCGTCGACTCCGACACCACCAGCGGCGCCAGGCCGCCGGTGGCCAGGACGGTCGTGGGGCCGCCGTGGGTGGCCTCCAGCTCCGCCACGATGCGGCGGACCAGGCCGTCGACCTGCCCGGCGAAGCCGTAGAGGATGCCGGACTGGAGGCACTCCACGGTGTTCTTGCCGATCACCGAACGCGGCCGGACCAGCTCCACCTTGCGCAGCTGCGCGGCGCGGGAGGCCAGCGCGTCCAGCGAGATCTCGACGCCGGGGGCGAACGCGCCGCCCAGGAACTCGCCCTTGGACGAGATCACGTCGATGTTGGTGGAGGTGCCGAAGTCGACCACCACGCAGTTGGTGGCGTGCAGGTGGTGCGCGGCGAGGGTGTTGATCACCCGGTCCGCGCCGACCTCCTTCGGGTTGTCCACCAGCAGCGGGACGCCGGTGCGCACGCCCGGCTCGACGACCACGCGCGGCACGTCGTTCCAGTACCTGCCGAGCATCACGCGCAGTTCGCGCAGCAGCGCGGGCACCGTGGACAGGGCGGCGATGCCGGTGATCCGGTCGGCGTAGTCGCCGAGCAGGCCGCGCATGGTCAGCGCCATCTCGTCCGCGGTCATCCGCGGCTCGGTGCGCATCCGCCAGTCGTGCACCAGCGTCGAGGCGATGTCGGAGCTGTCCGACTCATCGTCGTAGAGGCCCAGCACGATGTTGGTGTTTCCGACGTCGATGGCCAGCAGCACCGCTTCGTCCTTCCGTGCCGGTTGATCAAGTAACTGTCGGCGTAGCCGTCCGCGCCTGTGCAAGCGGCGCCAGCCGCTTTGAGTGCGCACGCAGGTCGACCACCGGCGGGTTCTGAGTGCTTTCCTGGCGAGGACGGCCCCTCCGCCGTGTATCGGACACATACATCAGGAGAGGCACCCGCAGTCCAGGGAAGCACTCAGGTTCCGCTAGGCGACCACCCGAGCAACGCAACCACTGACATGCGCTCAGTGCTCGGGTTGCTGCAGGAGGGCGTCCAGCTTGGCCGCGTCGTCGGTTTCCGCCGGGGATTCGGCGATCACTGCGGCGCTGGTCAGGCCGGAGCCCTCCGGTGCGACGCCGGGCTGGTCGCCGGTCTCCAGGATCCGGTTGTCGGCGTCCACGAAGATCACCTTGGGCCGGAACGACCGCGACTCCAGCTCGTCCATCACGCCGTAGGACAGCAGGATCACGATGTCACCGGGCTCGATCAGGTGCGCGGCGGCGCCGTTGATCCCGATCACGCCGGAGCCGCGCTCGCCGGTGATCACGTAGGTCTCCAGGCGGGCGCCGTTGGTGACGTCCACGATGGCGACCTGCTCGCCCTCCAGCAGGTCCGCGGCGTCCATCAGATCGGCGTCCACCGTCACCGAGCCGACGTAGTGCAGATCGGCCTGGGTCACCGTGGCCCGGTGGATCTTGGACTTCAACATGGTGCGGAACATCGCTGACCTCCTACGGCCGGTACCGCATCGTCTCGCCGACGTATCTTGCGCGATGCCGCGGTGGCTCCCACCGTCGGCCCGTTCAGCCCTGCTGTTGCGCGCTCAGCAGCACCATGGCGTTGTCGAGCAGCCTGGTGGTGCCCGCGCGGGCCGCCACCAGCAACCTCGCCTCGCCCTCCGCGGGCACCGGCCCGAGCTCGGGATCCCGCAGCTCCAGGTAGTCGAGCTGCAGCGACGGCTCGGTGGCCAGCACCTCGCCCGCGGCCTTGAGCACCGCGTCCGCGCCCGCCGGTCCGGCGTGCGATCCGGCTGCCAGGGCGGCCGAGATCGCCAGCGCCGCAGCGCGCTGCTCGTCGCTGAGGTAGGCGTTGCGGGAGGACAGTGCCAGGCCGTCCGCTTCCCGCACGGTGGGGATGCCCTGGATGCGCGCGTCCAGGTTCAGCTCGCGCGCCATCCGCCGGATCAGCACCAGCTGCTGGTAGTCCTTCTCGCCGAAGAACGCCAGGTCCGGGCGCACGATGTTGAGCAGCTTCAGGACGACCGTGAGCACGCCGTCGAAGTGGCCCGGGCGGACCGCGCCCTCCAGCTGCTCGCCGAGCGGTCCGGAGTGGACGGTCAGCTGCGGGTCGGTGCCGTACATCTGCTCGACCGACGGCGCGAAGACCAGCTCCACCCCGGCATCGCGGCACAGCTGGAGGTCGGATTCGAAGCTGCGCGGGTAGCGGTCGAAGTCCTCGTGCGGCCCGAACTGCAGCGGGTTCACGAAGATCGACACGACCACCACCGCGTTGATGTCGCGGCGGGCCCGCTCGATCAGCTCCAGGTGCCCGCGGTGCAGGGCGCCCATGGTCGGCACCAGGTGGATCTTGCGGCCGGTGGCCCGCAGCGCGCGGGTGACCTTCGCCAGCTCGGCGGGTTCGCGGTGCACGGTCAGCGCACCGCGCTCGAAAGCTGCGCTCATCACGACTCCAGGGTTCGGCGCGTCGTGATCACGACGGCTCTTCGTCAAGTGCTTCGCGGACCTCGGCGGCGCCGTCCGCGCGCAGGACGCCCGCGCGCTCGCTCCGCTCGGCGGTCCGCCTGGCCAGCTCCCGGTAGCCCGCGACGACGTCCGGGTTCGCCTCGCGCAGGGCCGCGAGGTGCGCGCGGACCGTGCCCGCGTCGCCGCGCATCACCGGGCCGGTGATCGCGCGGTCGCCGAAGCGCAGCGCGTTGTCCAGCGACGCGGACAGGATCGGGGCCATGACGCGGTCGGCGTTGTCGATGCCCGCGCCGCGCAGCAGTTCCGCGCATTCGTTGACCAGGGTGATCAGGTGGTTCGCGCCGTGGGTGAGCGCGGCGTGGTACAGGCGCCGGGATTCCTCCGGCACGCGCACCGGCTCCATCCCCAGTTCCAGGGCCAGCGCCTCCGCCACGCTCCAGCCGGCCTCGTCCGCGGTGGAGGCCGTGACGGCCATGCAGGCGTTGCCGAGCCGCTCGACGTCCTCGGCCCGGCCGGTAAAGGTCATCGCCGGGTGCAGCGCCAGGGGCAGCACGCCGATCTCGGCCGCCGCGGCGAGCGCGGAGACCCCGTGCGCGCCGGAGGTGTGCGCGATGATCTGGCCCGCGCGCAGCGATCCGGTGGCGACCAGGCCGCGGACCAGGCCGGAGATCGCGTCGTCCGGGACCGCCAGCAGCACCAGGTCGGCCTGCTTGGCGACCTCGTCCGGCGGCAGCACGGCCACCTCGGGGAGCAGTTCTTCCGCGCGGCGCAGCGACGCCTCGGACACCGCGGATACCGCGACCACCTGGTGTCCAGCTCGCTGCAACGCCGCGCCCAGCACGGCACCCACCCGGCCCGCGGAGATCACTCCGACGCGCAGCCGAGGGCCCGTGCGACCAGACATCGCCACGTCGTCCTCCATACCGTTCCAGTCCCAACCTCCGGGTACCGGACAGCAGCGCGAGACTAGCTCGCCGACGACCCGCCGAAGGGTCCCGGGTGGCGAGCACCACGCCCCGTCCGGATCCGGCTGAGCGCGATTTCAATGGAAATCACACGTCTGATTTCCATTGAAATCGCGTGGATCTCCGTGCCCCGGCGGCCGACCCCCGGCGCCGACCTCCGACGGCCGACCCCCGACGGCCCGCCTCCGACGGCCGACCTCCGGCGTGTCGGGCCCGACGCGCCGGAGGGGCGCGCAACTTCCATTGAAATCGAAGGTCTGATTTCCATTGAAATCGCGGAGTCTCCCCGCCGGCGCACCTGAGCGCTCGCCCGGGTCAGTCGCGGGAGCGCTGGGGCGGGGGCTTGGGCAGCGGGCGCTTCATGTTGTGCTGGGTGAGCTCGTTGAGCTTGATCCGGGCCGTCTGGATCGCTTGCTGGGTACCCGCGGCCGAACGGCGGGCCTGCTTGAGCTCCTCGATCAGCTTCTCGCGGCGGGCCCGGCGGGCCGCGCTCGTCGTGCGGCCCTCGGCGGCGCGGTGCTGCAGGAACGCCAGCTCGGTGACCGCGATCTGGTAGTCCCGGACCGCCTTCGCCGCCTCGGTGCCCGCGCTGCGGCGCACCTTGCGCAGCCAGCCCTTCCGGCCCGCGAGGGTGGCCAGCATCTCCATCTCGCTGCGCACGATCAGGCCCGCCCGCTCCAGCACCGGCAGCTGCTGGATGACGATCCGCTGCTCGCGCTTGCGCTGCCACACCACCAGGCCGAAGGTGCCCATGAAGATCGGCACCATGATCAGGAAGTAGAAGTTGAGGAACTCCACGCCGCCCAGCAGCGTCGACGCGTTCCACGTCGCGTGCAGCAGGAACGCCGCGGCGAACCCGCCCAGCAGGTAGCCCAGGCGCAGCCGCTTGTCGTCGGTGCGCGAGGCGAGCCCGATGCCGATGCCGAACATGGAGCTGAACAGCGGGTGCGAGAACGGCGCCAGCACGCCGCGCATGATGAACACCGCCACCACGCCGCCGGCCGTGCCGCCGACGCCGCCGATCGCGAAGGCCTTGCCGAAGTACAGGATGTTCTCGGTGAAGGCGAAGCCCGCCGCGGTCAGCGACGCGTAGACGATGCCGTCCACCATCCCGTTGAACTCCGAGCGGCGCTTGAACCACAGCGCGACCACGAACAGCGCCTTCGCCGCCTCCTCCACCAGCGGGCCCACCACCGCGGTCAGGAAGAACTTCTGGTCATCGGGGCCGATCAGGGTGTCGGCGAGCTGGATGAAGGTGTCGTTGAGCAGCAGCGAGCAGGCGGTCGCCCCGCCCGCGCCCCACAGGAACGCGCCGAGCAGCAGCATCGGCGGCTCGGGCTCCCAGCGGTCGATCCAGATGATCGCGGCGAACACCACGCCGACCGGCAGCAGCGCCGCGAGCGCGCCGACCAGGGCGGGCATCAGGCCGACCCGCGACGTGGTGACACCGGCCATCACCAGTCCGCAGATCCCGAGCACGATCAGGCCGGCTACCGGCCAACCGACGGCGTGGTGCTTGCGGGTCTGGAGCTTGCGCGCGCCGGAGAGATCGGCGGCGTGCCCCCGGAGATCAGGACTCGACACGGACAAAACCCTAGAGAAGGGCGTCCGGGGTTGCCCGGACAGTCACCTTCTCAGGCGCGTCGCCGACGTCGGCGCGGCGTCTCGGGGGCGGCGCCGTAGGCCGCTATCAGGTCGTTCACCGAGGTCCCCTCGGCATGCGCCCCCGCCGGGTCCGGTGCGGGCGCGGGTGCAGGTTCCACCTGCGGCTTCGGCGGTTCCGGCGGGCGCTGCTTGGGTTCGGGGTGCACCTTCTCCGGGCGGCGCGCCTGCACCGGGCGGGACTGGTGCGCCTGCGCCGCCTGCGGCTTGACGCGCGGGCGCGGCTTCGGGCGGTGCTCCTCGCCGGCCAGCCTGTTGATCAGCTCGGTGTTCTGCGCGGCGGGCAGTTCCCGGCCCGGCGCCGGCTGGATGAGCTGGCCCTCGAGCTTGCTGCTGTTCTCGGTCAGCGAGCGGACCCGGGTGGACTCGGCGCGCAGCGCGACCCGCTCGAACAGGACGTCACCGCCGAGCACCTGCTCCAGGCTCGTCCGCAGCCGCTGCAGCTCCGCCTGCAGCGCCTTCAGCTCGCCGTCGGACTCCTCGGCCGCCTTCCGGCGGGCCTCGGCCTCCGCCTCCAGCTCGAACTCGCGGCGGGCCGCGATCTCCCGCTCCAGCTCGAGCTCGTAGATCCGCTGCCGGTCCTCGGCGTGCTTCTCGCCCTGCGCGACCCGGTGCCGCAGCCGGGCGACCGCGAACGCGCCGACCAGCGCCGACCACAGCGCGGCGACCAGGCCCAACCGCAGCAGGCGGGCGTCATCGCTGATCACCAGGACGGCGGTCGCGGCGGCGGCGAGGACGAGCGCGCCGACCCACAGGGCGGTCGAACCGCCGGCTCGGGTTTCGGTCTCGGTGGTGCCGCGGTCGGACATGCCCACCACGGTACCGGGCGGTTATCAGTTCGAGATCTGAAGGCGAGCAACGCGACTCCACTTTGGTCGCCGTGGCCCAGGCCACGTGCCGCCGAACGGCCGAACGGGGCGTCCCGGCGCTCGTCGCCCTGCCGCGATTTCGCGCGGGATCAGCGAGATCCGCGCGGCGGAGGTGACGATTTCGCGCGAAATCGCCGACCGCCGCGGAGCGGGGTCCGGCGGAGCGTTCGGCGGTGTCGGGACGGTCGGTGAGCGCGACGCGACCGGGCGTGTCGGGCTCAGTCCTCCTCGTCGTCGAGGGGCTCTTCCGGCTCGTCGGGGTTGCGCAGGGAATGCTCCAGCCACAGGCCCGCCGCGATCAGCGCCGCTGCGCTGATCAGACCGATCACCGCGGCGACGATGTCGGTCTGGGCCGCCGCCACGGTGCCGACGATCGGCAGCAGGTAGGCGCCGAGGCCGATCCAGACCCCGGCCATGATCGCGCCCGCCATCGAGGAGGCCTTGGCCAGCGCCACCGCGCGCGCCGCGGTCAAGGAGTTCACCGGCTCGGTGCCCGGCTTGCGCTTGATCCGGGGCCGCATGGTCAGCGCCAGGACCAGGTCCACCAGCGCGATCAGCAGCAGCGTCGCCCCGGCGGCCAGCGGCAGCCGCGGCAGGTCGCCGTAGGCGAGCTGGGTGAGCAGGAAGACCACGACCGCGGCTGCCACTCCGGCGGTGATCAGCTGGCCGGGCTTGGTGAAGGACAGGTGCTCTGCTCGTCGCGGTGCCACGGATCCAGGATCGCACCTGATCCGGCCGCGGGGAGTTCCGGCTGGCGGGCGGCGCGGAGGAGGGCCGCGGAAAAATCGTCTTGAGTCTCCCCCGACAGGAGGGTCGAAGGTGGACGACGTGAACGACACCGCCCGCTACACGATCGGCGAACTGGCCCGTCGCACCGGACTGAGCGTGAAGACGATCCGGTTCTACTCCGACATCGGTGTGGTGCCGCCCACCGACCGGACCGCGGCCGGCTACCGCCAGTACGACGTGACCGCCATCAGCCGCCTGGAACTGGTGCGCACGCTGCGCGAACTGGGGGCCGGGCTGGACGAGGTCAAGCGCGTGCTGGCCCGCGAGACGACGCTCGCGCAGCTGGCAGGCACCCACCTGGGGCTGCTGGAGGAGCAGATGCGCGTGCTGCGGACTCGGCGAGCCGTGCTGCGGGCGGTCGTGAAGCTCGACCGAACGACCGAGGAGGTAAGACTCATGCAGGAATTGGCGAAGATGTCCGATGAGGAGCGCAACCGGCTCATCGACGAGTTCTGGGACGAGGTGAGCTCGGAGGCGGGCCTGAACGTGAGCCCGGAGTTCACCGAGTGGATGCGCTCGGCGAAGCCGAACCTGCCCGACGACCCGAGCACCGAGCAGCTGGAGGCCTGGATCGAGCTGGCCGAGCTGGTGCAGGACGAGGACTTCCGGGCCACGGTGCGCGGGCTCTACCGGGAGCAGTCCGACCGCCGCGACGCGGGCGAGGCGATGGTCGAGCAGGACGAGGCGCCCAAGTGGTGGGCGATCACCGACGAGGCGAAGGCCGCCGTCGAGTCGGGCGTGGCGCCGGACAGCGCCGAGGCCCGGGCGCTGGCGGACCGGATGATCGCGCTGGCCACCGAGCAGTGGAAGAAGCCGGACACCCCGGAGTTCCGCCGCGAGATGGCCGACCACTACGAGAGCCACGACTCGCGGCTGTCCCGCTACTGGGAGCTGCTGGCGATCATCAACAGCTGGCCGCAGCACCCGGTCACCGACGCGGTGACGCGCTGGCTCGCCGCCGCGCTGCGGGCTTCCGCGCAGTGATCGAGGTGCCGAGGGGCCGCCGCTGCGAGGCGTAGCGCAGCTGGCACCGCTGCGGGCCCTCAGGGGCTCCCTGGCGAGGACGAATCTCGCATGGGGAACCCCTGAGGTACCCGCGACGCAGAACGAGCGTGGAACTGTGTCAGCCGACGTAGGCGAGCAGGCGGTCGGCCCTGGCCGGTTCCCGCAGCTTGCGGAGCACCCGGTGCTCCAGTTGGCGGATGCGTTCCCGGGTGACGCCGAGCTCGTCACCGATCTCCGCCAGGGTGCGCTGCTGGCCGTCGTCGAGGCCGCAGCGCAGTCGGATGACCTGCTGCTCGCGCGCGCTGAGCGTCTCCAGCACCGACTCGATCTCGTTGCGCAGCAACGAGGTTCCCGGCGCGTTGGGGTCGTCCGAGCGGGCGATCAGGTCGTTCAGCGTGGCGCCGTCCGGGCCGATCGGCTGGTCGAGGCTCAGCGGCTCCTGCGCCAGCGCGAGCAGTTCGAGCAGCTGGTGGAGCGGGACGTCCAGCGCGGCGGCGAGTTCGTGGTGCCCGGGCGTCCGGCCCAACTGCGCCGACAGGTCGCGGCGCTGTCGCGCCACCCGCGCGAGCTGGTCGGTGACGTGTACCGGGAGCCGGATGGTGCGCGACTGGTTGGCCAGCGCGCGGCTGATCGCCTTGCGGATCCACCAGGTCGCGTAGGTCGCGAAGCGGAAACCCGGGCTGTGGTCGTACTTCTCGACCGCGCGCAGCAGGCCGAGGTTGCCCTCCTGGATCAGGTCCAGCAGCGGCAGGCCGCGGCCGGTGTAGCGCTTGGCGATGCTCACGACCAGCCGGAGGTTGGCCTCCACCAACGCGGCTCTGGCGGCGCGGCCGTCCTCCGCGACGGCTCGCAGCTCGTCCCGGCGCGCGGCGGGGAGCTCTTCGGCGAGCAGTTCCTCGGCGCTCAGCCCGGCCGCGACGCGTTGCGCCAGGTCGGTTTCCGCAGCGTGGTCGAGGAGTTCGGCGCGACCGATCCCGGACAGGTACAGGCGCACCGGGTCGACGGCCGTCGCGGGCCGTTCGGTCCCGGGGACGTCGTCGATGTCGAGCGGCGGGGCTGCCACCTGCCAGGCCTCCCGGACTCGGGTGCGTGCCCTGCCAGGGTGCCGAACGGTGCTGGCAGCGCGCTGACGCGACGATCACCCGGCTCCGGCGGCGTAATCGCAGGCCGCGGGGCCGGTGCCGCGGTGTGGTGCCGGTGCGGTGCGGGTCCGGGTACGGCTGGGCGCGGCCGAGCGCTGTTGGTGTCGGCCCCGATCGGGATAGCCTTGCGCGGTGGGAGGGATCTGCCTTCGATGACAAGCCAGACCAGCACCGCGTTCGGCCGCTCCCGGGATGACGCGTGGTTCCGGCCGCAGCGCCGGACGGGCCGCATCGGAGCGGTCGGCCTCGGCCGCCTGCTCGCGTTCGCGATCGTCGAGCTAGCCGTGTGCGCCATCGTCTTCCAGTCCTGGTGGGCGGCGGTCGTGGGTGGACTGATCGGCGTCGCCGCGGCGGCGTTCCTCTTCGGTCGGCGCGGCGGTCGCTGGTGGACCGAGATCCTCGCGCTGCGCTTGCGGTTCCGCAGGCGGCGCGGCATCGTCGCCGCGCGCCGCGACGATCCTCGGCTGGCCGCGCTGTGCGAACTGGCGCCCGATTTCACCGCGGAAGACGTTGCGGGCGCGGATGATTCGAAGCTGGGCATGGGCAGCGACGGCGCGGGCTGGTTCGCCGTGCTGGAGGTCACCGCGGAGGACGGGCCGCTACCGCCGGTTCCGATGGCGGCGCTGGCGCGGATCGCGAACGAGCAGCCCGGCGTAGTGGTGCAGAGCGTGCTGCACAGCGCACCCCTGCCGGGCACGGTGCGGCGAGATCACGTGGTGTGGATCGCGGTTCGGCTGGACGCGCGGGCCGTTGCGTCGTCCGCGGTGGACAGCGGGGTCGACCCGAACGTTCCGGTGCTGCTCGCCGATTCGGCCCAGCGCGTCGAGAGGTTGTTCCGGCGCCGGGGTTTGCGGGCTCGCGCGCTGGACACCGATGGCCTGCTCGACGCGCTGGTGCGCTCCTGCGATCTGAGCGAGCCAGCGGACCGGCGACCCGTCCAGCCGCGCGAGGAATGGGATTCGTGGCGCTCCACGCGGTTGCGGCACGGCTGCTTCTGGATGCGGTCGTGGCCGAACCCGGAGCGCGGCTCGCTGCTGCTGTCCGCGCTGGCCGAGGTGCCGGAGGCGCAGGTCAGCATCTCGATCGCGGTGGAAGCGGGACTGCGCGGCACCGAGCTGTCCGGGCTCGTCCGGGTGGCCGCGGACGCGCAGCACTACGACAAGACCTGCGAGCAGGTGGCGCGGCTCGTCGAGCTCGCGGGCGGTCGACTGTCTAAGTTGGACGGTCAGCAGCTGCCTGCGGTGTACGCGTCGGCACCGACCGGAGGAGGCGCGCGGTGAACGAGGGCCAGCACGCGGCGGTGGCACCGCCCTCCCCTGCCCCGGAACCGGCGCCGAGCAAGCAGGTTCCGGTGATCTCGGCGGCGAAACCGCCGGTGATCACGGGCGAACGCGCTGCCGCACCGAAGCCCGATGACACCGCGTTCGCGCCCGCGCTCGGTTCGGCGGAGTGGCACCAGCAGGCGAGCGGCGCGGTTCTGACCAGCGCTGCTGCGGTGTCCGCGCCGGTGGC
This portion of the Saccharopolyspora antimicrobica genome encodes:
- a CDS encoding type III pantothenate kinase, which gives rise to MLLAIDVGNTNIVLGLYDDESDSSDIASTLVHDWRMRTEPRMTADEMALTMRGLLGDYADRITGIAALSTVPALLRELRVMLGRYWNDVPRVVVEPGVRTGVPLLVDNPKEVGADRVINTLAAHHLHATNCVVVDFGTSTNIDVISSKGEFLGGAFAPGVEISLDALASRAAQLRKVELVRPRSVIGKNTVECLQSGILYGFAGQVDGLVRRIVAELEATHGGPTTVLATGGLAPLVVSESTTITHHVPDLTLLGLRLVYDRNFSRA
- the panD gene encoding aspartate 1-decarboxylase; amino-acid sequence: MFRTMLKSKIHRATVTQADLHYVGSVTVDADLMDAADLLEGEQVAIVDVTNGARLETYVITGERGSGVIGINGAAAHLIEPGDIVILLSYGVMDELESRSFRPKVIFVDADNRILETGDQPGVAPEGSGLTSAAVIAESPAETDDAAKLDALLQQPEH
- the panC gene encoding pantoate--beta-alanine ligase; translated protein: MSAAFERGALTVHREPAELAKVTRALRATGRKIHLVPTMGALHRGHLELIERARRDINAVVVVSIFVNPLQFGPHEDFDRYPRSFESDLQLCRDAGVELVFAPSVEQMYGTDPQLTVHSGPLGEQLEGAVRPGHFDGVLTVVLKLLNIVRPDLAFFGEKDYQQLVLIRRMARELNLDARIQGIPTVREADGLALSSRNAYLSDEQRAAALAISAALAAGSHAGPAGADAVLKAAGEVLATEPSLQLDYLELRDPELGPVPAEGEARLLVAARAGTTRLLDNAMVLLSAQQQG
- a CDS encoding Rossmann-like and DUF2520 domain-containing protein — its product is MSGRTGPRLRVGVISAGRVGAVLGAALQRAGHQVVAVSAVSEASLRRAEELLPEVAVLPPDEVAKQADLVLLAVPDDAISGLVRGLVATGSLRAGQIIAHTSGAHGVSALAAAAEIGVLPLALHPAMTFTGRAEDVERLGNACMAVTASTADEAGWSVAEALALELGMEPVRVPEESRRLYHAALTHGANHLITLVNECAELLRGAGIDNADRVMAPILSASLDNALRFGDRAITGPVMRGDAGTVRAHLAALREANPDVVAGYRELARRTAERSERAGVLRADGAAEVREALDEEPS
- a CDS encoding PrsW family glutamic-type intramembrane protease, whose translation is MSSPDLRGHAADLSGARKLQTRKHHAVGWPVAGLIVLGICGLVMAGVTTSRVGLMPALVGALAALLPVGVVFAAIIWIDRWEPEPPMLLLGAFLWGAGGATACSLLLNDTFIQLADTLIGPDDQKFFLTAVVGPLVEEAAKALFVVALWFKRRSEFNGMVDGIVYASLTAAGFAFTENILYFGKAFAIGGVGGTAGGVVAVFIMRGVLAPFSHPLFSSMFGIGIGLASRTDDKRLRLGYLLGGFAAAFLLHATWNASTLLGGVEFLNFYFLIMVPIFMGTFGLVVWQRKREQRIVIQQLPVLERAGLIVRSEMEMLATLAGRKGWLRKVRRSAGTEAAKAVRDYQIAVTELAFLQHRAAEGRTTSAARRARREKLIEELKQARRSAAGTQQAIQTARIKLNELTQHNMKRPLPKPPPQRSRD
- a CDS encoding DUF6779 domain-containing protein; protein product: MSDRGTTETETRAGGSTALWVGALVLAAAATAVLVISDDARLLRLGLVAALWSALVGAFAVARLRHRVAQGEKHAEDRQRIYELELEREIAARREFELEAEAEARRKAAEESDGELKALQAELQRLRTSLEQVLGGDVLFERVALRAESTRVRSLTENSSKLEGQLIQPAPGRELPAAQNTELINRLAGEEHRPKPRPRVKPQAAQAHQSRPVQARRPEKVHPEPKQRPPEPPKPQVEPAPAPAPDPAGAHAEGTSVNDLIAAYGAAPETPRRRRRRA
- a CDS encoding DUF3180 domain-containing protein, with amino-acid sequence MAPRRAEHLSFTKPGQLITAGVAAAVVVFLLTQLAYGDLPRLPLAAGATLLLIALVDLVLALTMRPRIKRKPGTEPVNSLTAARAVALAKASSMAGAIMAGVWIGLGAYLLPIVGTVAAAQTDIVAAVIGLISAAALIAAGLWLEHSLRNPDEPEEPLDDEED
- a CDS encoding MerR family transcriptional regulator encodes the protein MNDTARYTIGELARRTGLSVKTIRFYSDIGVVPPTDRTAAGYRQYDVTAISRLELVRTLRELGAGLDEVKRVLARETTLAQLAGTHLGLLEEQMRVLRTRRAVLRAVVKLDRTTEEVRLMQELAKMSDEERNRLIDEFWDEVSSEAGLNVSPEFTEWMRSAKPNLPDDPSTEQLEAWIELAELVQDEDFRATVRGLYREQSDRRDAGEAMVEQDEAPKWWAITDEAKAAVESGVAPDSAEARALADRMIALATEQWKKPDTPEFRREMADHYESHDSRLSRYWELLAIINSWPQHPVTDAVTRWLAAALRASAQ
- a CDS encoding sigma-70 family RNA polymerase sigma factor, whose protein sequence is MAAPPLDIDDVPGTERPATAVDPVRLYLSGIGRAELLDHAAETDLAQRVAAGLSAEELLAEELPAARRDELRAVAEDGRAARAALVEANLRLVVSIAKRYTGRGLPLLDLIQEGNLGLLRAVEKYDHSPGFRFATYATWWIRKAISRALANQSRTIRLPVHVTDQLARVARQRRDLSAQLGRTPGHHELAAALDVPLHQLLELLALAQEPLSLDQPIGPDGATLNDLIARSDDPNAPGTSLLRNEIESVLETLSAREQQVIRLRCGLDDGQQRTLAEIGDELGVTRERIRQLEHRVLRKLREPARADRLLAYVG
- a CDS encoding type VII secretion protein EccE — its product is MTSQTSTAFGRSRDDAWFRPQRRTGRIGAVGLGRLLAFAIVELAVCAIVFQSWWAAVVGGLIGVAAAAFLFGRRGGRWWTEILALRLRFRRRRGIVAARRDDPRLAALCELAPDFTAEDVAGADDSKLGMGSDGAGWFAVLEVTAEDGPLPPVPMAALARIANEQPGVVVQSVLHSAPLPGTVRRDHVVWIAVRLDARAVASSAVDSGVDPNVPVLLADSAQRVERLFRRRGLRARALDTDGLLDALVRSCDLSEPADRRPVQPREEWDSWRSTRLRHGCFWMRSWPNPERGSLLLSALAEVPEAQVSISIAVEAGLRGTELSGLVRVAADAQHYDKTCEQVARLVELAGGRLSKLDGQQLPAVYASAPTGGGAR